A window of Desulfobacterales bacterium contains these coding sequences:
- a CDS encoding potassium channel family protein → MKSLHQVMQTSERFLILTVLILSLLIVGPILESFVAVSNLIDVFMTATVICMLYLITNRKRLLYFGGVLAGIMILTMWLDNFFEHDIFSTVSMICGILLTLVVTKNTLMLIIKTETVSREVVYAAMLLYILIAKMWAMVYMLLYLIDAAAFNLSGGLGNLLLFEYYSFVTLTTLGFGDITPLTNVAKMFSALEAVIGQLYLVVVIAWFVGMRVATKSKNSRK, encoded by the coding sequence TTGAAATCACTACACCAGGTAATGCAAACAAGCGAACGATTTTTAATCCTGACGGTTCTCATCCTGTCTCTGCTGATTGTCGGGCCGATTCTGGAGTCTTTCGTGGCTGTCAGCAACCTGATCGATGTCTTTATGACAGCCACCGTCATATGTATGCTGTATCTAATCACCAACAGAAAACGTCTGCTCTATTTTGGCGGTGTTTTGGCGGGCATAATGATCTTGACGATGTGGCTGGATAATTTCTTTGAACATGATATTTTTTCTACGGTAAGTATGATATGCGGTATTTTATTAACGCTTGTTGTGACCAAAAACACCTTAATGTTGATTATTAAAACAGAGACGGTCTCCCGGGAGGTGGTTTATGCGGCCATGCTGCTTTATATTTTGATCGCGAAGATGTGGGCCATGGTTTACATGCTATTGTATCTGATCGATGCGGCCGCCTTTAATTTGTCAGGGGGACTAGGTAATTTACTGTTATTTGAATATTATAGTTTTGTGACGCTGACCACTTTGGGCTTTGGTGATATTACCCCCCTTACCAACGTGGCCAAAATGTTCTCGGCTCTGGAGGCGGTGATCGGTCAGCTTTATCTGGTGGTGGTGATCGCCTGGTTTGTGGGAATGCGGGTTGCTACAAAGTCTAAAAACTCCAGAAAGTAG